In the Tamandua tetradactyla isolate mTamTet1 chromosome 8, mTamTet1.pri, whole genome shotgun sequence genome, CTGAGCCCATGGGGGGGTCCTTACCTTGAAGAAGAATGGTAAGAAGCAAGAGCCCAGCCAGACCCTTCCCCTGCTCCATGTTAGCTTCCGTCCTGCCCCCTCAGAAACACTGAGCAGCCTTTAGCAGCAAGCAGTAGCTCCACCCAGCCACTTAGGGCTGGGGCCCCTGCAAGAAGGCAAAAAACACAGCGCCTCCACACCCTGCTTCAAGTGTGGGAGGCAGGGGCTTAAGCAGGCTGCAGGTGTCTCTTGTGCTTCCGTTAAGGCGGCTCTGGGTCTGAATGGAGTAGAAGAGGATGGAAGGTGGTGGGGAAGGAGTGGGAAAGAGCACTGGATTCCGAAGAGTCATCTGGGTGCTAGGTGAGAGATGGTGCTGAGTCCCTTTCCTCAGGAAGGAGACATAGTTCCCTACCACCAGTTGTTCTAGAACTAATGAATTTAGGCCTTCAGGTACTTGGAACTGCATGGAAAAGCCATCTCAACCCAGGTCTTCATTCAGGGATTTTTTTCACTGTTCTTTCGAGATGAGATCATCAAAGTGGTGCCTGCCTGGAAAGGCATAGTTGGGAGAAGTTCCACGACAATAGGCCAGCATATTCCCAGGGACCAGGGCATGGACTGAGCTTCCAGAATCTCAGGCCTCTGTCTTCCTCAGCCCATCTATCAGCTAGCTAAATGTTTCCAGAGCTCTCCAGGTGCCAGCACAAGCTGGCTGTGGGAACACAATGGTGAGCAAGGCAGACAGGATCTCAGCCTTCAGGTAAATTGCAGTCCAACTGGGGCAGTGTAGACTTTCAGATTCCCATAGGCCTCAGGGTGGAAAAGTCCATCTGTGCCCTGGAGAGGCTCAATTCTGCTTACGGATCAATTATATTGTAAGTTAATAGCTACCTCTTATTGAGCACATATGATGTGTTAGGCACAATACAATAAGTTTGTTAGAGTCCTTCACTAATCCTGGGGCAATTAGGCTCTGAAAAGTTAAATGACTGGTTCATACCCTGCAGGTAGTATTGGAGCTAGAATTCAGATTTAGGGTTTTGGGTGGCTCCAAATTCTAAACCTCCACTGGCAAGCAGCTGCTTGTTCTGGTGTCCCAGACTACCCAGTGAAGGGCCCCTGAGGAAAGAGCAAGGATAGGGGAACCTAGCTGATTATGGCTTGTGTGATGAGGCTCACAGCTCATCTCAATCAAGGGGTTTGAGAAATGGTAGTTTTTATGTAGTGCATAAATGTAGTTCTCTTGTTGCCTCTGAAATTCTTGTTTTTCATGGGTGACTCAGGAAAGGCCATTTTAAAGCTCCTTTCACTACCTAGAAACCCTGGCAATATTTTCCATAGTCTCTGCTCTCACTTCTACTCTACCCCCAAGCTCCCAGCTCAGAGAAAACACGAATTGCACCTGCTTCCTTCCTACTTCATCCACAGCCTACCCCCACCCTAACAGTCTCCCATCATCAAAAAAGTAGGGGCCTTCTGGCTCCTCCCCACCCTTCACCTTTTCCGGGTCCTCTGAGTCAGTGGGGGAGGGTGGCTTTCATTCTGACTGATAGTTCTGTTACTCCTGACTGATAGTTCTGTTACTCGGGGCGACTGGATAATTTTGGCTAGAAGATGGAGCACAGGAGGTTTCTGGCTTGCTTGATACTGGCTGCCCTTCTCCTCCAAGGTAAGGCTTCTCTGAGTAGATGGGAATCTTGGAGAGAAGGTTCCTGGAAGGAACATTACCACTGAGTGTGAGGTCCAACTGGAAGTCCTCAGTCTTGCTTGGATTCACTGGGCACCCCCATGTGTCAAGGAGGGCAGGGTTGGATGTAGCAGAGGGCCTGGGAAACAGGCCCATGACTTCTCACTGACTCCAGCTAGGGGTGCGTCTTGGTCTTGAGTGTCTCTCTGAAGGCCAGATAGCTATAGGAAGTGGTGTGATATGTGTATGCCTGGGCCCAGGGTGGTAATGGCAGATAGCCTCTGTGATCAAGATTCTTGATCATTCAGCCATCTGATTACATTATGACCCATATCCATTCTCCAACACTTAAGGGAATGCCTTAAGAGAAAAGTTAACTGTTGGTTTAGTAGGAGGGAGGACATATTTGAGAGGTTATTGAACAGTTAGTCCTGACTCATCCTGGTTTCTCTAGGGctgtcctgattttaaaactgaaagtcctgggtcccaggaagctcctcagTCCTGGGCAAATTAGTATGGTTGGACATCTAATAGTCAGCTGCACTGGACACCTGGATTTCACTGCACACAGATCCCAAGGAACATATGACTGTAGGATGTGAAGTGCCTTATATATAGGTGTCTCCCTGAGTAGCCATACACACTCCCGGCTTGCTTCAGAGGCACAAGAAGCAGCTATTTGGATGTGTTCTATGAGATGCTCCTATATCCAAATTGGTAACTGAGTATGATTCCTAGGGATAATGCAGATTCCACTTACTCTGGGATTGGAAATATAGGTTTTAGTACATCAGTGGGCTGTGGAGATGCTCATAGGCTTTCAGAGCAATTCAGCAGATTTGGAAAGACCCTGTGCTCACCTCCAACCTTATGCTCCCACAAGACTTGACCTGTGTGAATGACACACAAAGCTGGAGCCCTAGAAAAggattcaataaaaaaaatttcacccTCCCTCCAAGCCCGGGTAGAACAGCTAAAAATTTTTGCATGGGGTTTGTCCTGGTCCCCTTCTGGAACCCTGGGCTTCTAACTTATACCTGCTTCCCCCACACCCAACCACTACTAGTCCTGGAAAAGGCTTCAGTAATGAGAGCCTGTTCCTTTGGTTGTTGTTGTGGGGAGGGTACCATGAGGAGAGAAGAGGATGAGAAGTTGAAGAGGGAGTGTCGTGGACGGCTGGCAAGTAGGATTAGAACTTTTCTTGGAGAATCAATGGGGTGACTCCAACTGAGGAAGCTTCTGCCTTTCCATCTCTCTTATGTGCTTCAGGAGTTAATGCTCTCTACTTCCAATCAGCAGTGAATTCATCTCTAGGAAGTTTCTTCATCAACTCAGATCCACGGATTCCTCTTTTGCTCTGTGTCCCTCAAGACCTGACCTCTGCTTGGACCGCATGTCCTTGACTCTGCAGTTCATGAGGAATATTCTGAAACCTTTCTCTTGTGACttcagtctctctctttctctcttgaaaCCATATACTTTCCTACTCTAGGAAAGTGGTCTTTCTTAAATATAAGCCCCTGCAGAGCAAGGAGTCTAATTCAAACCAAAGAACTGGCACcaatttggtatttttttttccttagtgagCCCCTTCAAGATATTTGTGGAGGAACTCGAGGACAGAGTGGTTTTGAATTGCAATGCCAGCACCGGCCACATATACAGAAAAGAGGGAGAACTGTTCTTAGGCGAAAAAAGTGTAAACCTGGGAAAACGCATCCTAGACCCACGAGGAACATTTAAGTGTAATGGCACGGACGATAACtcggaaaaagaagaaaaagaagtgattTTACAAGTATATTATCGAAGTATGTGTCTCCTGGACCCTTTGGGTTGGAATGAATGGGGCATCTATATGAGAACTTTCTAGCTGAAGGGGACTGTGGTGAGCCAATCTGTTCtctaaaaaactaaaataatagtGATAGTATGAGCCCAATTTTCAGAGCCTCAGATTGGGAGAAAGAGTTTAGCTGAGGGAGGAAGAGCAGGACGGGAACTGGGACTGCAGTCTTAGTTTTGAGAGTGGTTTGGTCAACCTCCACGTTTAAGGTATCACAAAGCTGAGACTACTTCTTGGCTTTCCTCAGGGATTCCTCTGGGTGAAAGGTAGAGGTGGACACAGTGTGCCTTTCTCTAGGATCTTACTGAAGTTTGGGTCTTAGTATGAGAAATGCTAGGGCTGCCCTGGGAGGCAGAGAAGGTCATTCCCTGATCCTGAAGGTCCTCCCCACTTCTTTGCTCCCTCCCCTCACAGTGTGCCTGAACTGTGTGGAGCTGGACTCTGCCACGTTGGCAGGCATCGTCGTCACTGATATCATTGCCTCTCTTCTCCTGGCTGTGGGAGTTTACTGCTTTGCTGGACACGAGACTGGAAGGTCCTTTGGAGGTAAATGGAGTGAGCAGAATATGTGAATGAGCTTAAATACTTGTTAGGGAATAAGGCTGGTGGTAAAGTCTGGTCTCATCTGGGAGTCACTCTCCAAATGCCCTAAGGACTCCTACAGCTGGCTTCTGAAAGAATCTTTGTGCCCATATTGCTCACATGGGTTCCTGAGTGGATGGAGGGTGTGACCAGCTGCACTCCACCTGCAGAGTTCATGGGGTCACCCTGGCCCATCCTTCTAGGCCTCTGATGACTCTTTCTTTGGTTCTTCTAGCTGTAGATACCCAAACCCTGTTAAGGAATGAACAGCTCTATCAGGTGAGgagggggaagggacaagaatGGGGGGAAGGGTGTGTGAGGATGGAGAGGCTGATACTGGTGATGCATATATGTAAAGGGCACTAGTTGGGGAGGCATGAGGCATGAGCTCTCATCTCTGTGGCCTGCTGGGGTCCTCCCTGAGATAATTCTGACCCTGCTTCACTGTTCTCCTTTTCTATACTTAGCCCCTCAGAGATCGAGATGATGTTCAATATAGCCGTATTGGAGGAAACTGGCCTCGGCAGAAGTGAACCTGAGACAGGTGGCTGAGATAGGAGCATCATTTATCAATTGTACCTTCTTTCCTTGCTCAGCTGACAAAAATCTCTTTCATTCAAAAAGTGCCTGGGAAAACTCATGGGCCAAGGGTGGACATTATCCTGACTTGCCTGGGACCTTGTCCTCCAGGTCCACCCTGCCCATCTGTGTCCTTCTTTCATCTCTCCACATGGACAAAGGGTGGCAGGCTATCTTCCCTCAGCTCCTGGCCACCAGCTTTTCTAGTTCCCTGGGTGAAACATCCACCCCAACACACTCCTTCCGTTGTTTGTTGACTCTGGTCTCCTATCACAACCCTTTGGCTGCCTCACCATAGCTGAGGGTGTTTGTGAGTACAGGAGGCAGCCACATAGAAGCTGTGGGTTTCCATGACATCATGAGCGGGGGTGGCAGAGACATCAAGGGGCCCTGCAACTCACTTCTTGTCAAGACTGAAAGGTGGGTGGTATGAGTGACAATGTCTAACTGCTGTTGAGGGCCTGGCCTTGACTTTGTGACCGCTGTTGTACAGCTGCCCTTAGCTATCAGGCTCTGCGTATGCCCTTCAACACTCCCTTTCCCCTGTAGAGAAAGTTCCATTTTACTCTCATTTTCCACTGGAattgcccctgccctgcccctgacTCCTGTATGATCAGCTGGGATCGGAACCCTTCATCAGTGAAAACATGTTATCCCTCTCCACTCACTGGATGGACTTTGAGATGGATGTGGCTTAGGATATTTTCAATAGGTATCATGTTCAGGCAGTAGGTTAGCAGTGGCTCAGAAACTTTGAGAGCCTGAGGGGCCTATTAAAATTATAGATACTTCAGCCCCATTGTAAACAGGCATGCCTCAAGTGATTCTGATACAGCCCAAACTTCTGGCTTAGAGAAAGAATGGAGGCCACTTACTCTCTCGTGGCCTCTGTGCTCATTACTGGTTTTCAAAAGCAGGTGCCCCTCCCTTTGTTCTACGagtactgaaatgatttaaggacAGTGGGAGCTTCCCAGACCAGggttagcaaaagaaaaaataattaaattcacaTTGCCAGAGATCTGGATGATG is a window encoding:
- the CD3D gene encoding T-cell surface glycoprotein CD3 delta chain; the encoded protein is MEHRRFLACLILAALLLQVSPFKIFVEELEDRVVLNCNASTGHIYRKEGELFLGEKSVNLGKRILDPRGTFKCNGTDDNSEKEEKEVILQVYYRMCLNCVELDSATLAGIVVTDIIASLLLAVGVYCFAGHETGRSFGAVDTQTLLRNEQLYQPLRDRDDVQYSRIGGNWPRQK